A single window of [Clostridium] hylemonae DSM 15053 DNA harbors:
- a CDS encoding collagen-like protein, whose protein sequence is MEENKNFIPEIYIGENGNWFINNYDTGVKARGDDGITPHIGANGNWFLGDTDTGVEATGPKGDKGDPGPAGPQGLTGAAGPQGATGPQGLTGPQGPTGATGPQGATGPKGDTGAAGPQGPIGAAGPKGDPGAAGVQGPAGAAGPQGPKGEKGDTGAVGPAGPKGDKGEQGPAGPVHIANNLITDTEGFALDARQGRELNEELQAISGRVNSGVLNIGSYLKPSNDILAEALNTEYMFSLISSGEFTTNVPNTYYRYTLGIVLRRKSDQITVILFGRDNGLATNRWDGTSWSGWKIR, encoded by the coding sequence ATGGAAGAAAACAAGAATTTTATACCGGAGATCTATATCGGTGAAAACGGCAACTGGTTTATCAACAACTATGATACAGGAGTCAAAGCAAGAGGGGATGACGGCATTACGCCGCACATCGGGGCGAACGGCAACTGGTTTCTCGGTGACACTGACACAGGTGTAGAGGCCACCGGCCCCAAAGGAGACAAAGGTGATCCCGGTCCGGCAGGCCCTCAGGGTCTGACAGGAGCTGCAGGCCCACAGGGGGCTACGGGACCTCAGGGACTGACAGGCCCGCAGGGCCCGACAGGAGCCACAGGCCCGCAGGGCGCTACAGGTCCAAAAGGCGACACCGGAGCCGCCGGTCCTCAGGGGCCAATCGGGGCGGCAGGACCTAAAGGTGATCCGGGAGCCGCCGGTGTGCAGGGACCTGCAGGAGCAGCCGGCCCCCAGGGGCCAAAGGGAGAAAAAGGCGACACCGGAGCTGTCGGTCCGGCAGGCCCGAAAGGCGATAAAGGAGAGCAGGGCCCGGCAGGTCCGGTGCATATCGCAAACAACCTGATTACAGATACAGAAGGGTTTGCGCTTGACGCGCGGCAGGGCAGAGAGCTGAATGAAGAGCTGCAGGCCATAAGCGGCCGGGTGAACAGTGGTGTGCTTAATATCGGTTCCTATCTGAAGCCGTCTAATGATATTCTGGCGGAAGCGTTAAATACAGAATATATGTTTTCGCTCATTTCATCCGGAGAATTTACGACGAATGTACCGAATACGTATTACAGATACACGCTCGGTATTGTGCTGAGGCGCAAGAGTGACCAGATCACGGTCATTTTGTTTGGGCGTGACAATGGATTGGCCACAAACAGATGGGACGGCACGAGCTGGAGCGGCTGGAAAATAAGGTAA
- a CDS encoding CatB-related O-acetyltransferase: protein MTIPEKLIYPRTGDKATIYLKNVISSPNIMVGDYTMYNDFVQDPVLFEKNNVLYHYPINHDKLVIGKFCSIACGARFLFNSANHRMNALSTYPFPLFFEEWGLDQKDVTDSWDNKGDIVVGNDVWIGYEAVILAGVTIGDGAIIGTRALVTKDVPPYTVVGGVPARPIKKRFSDETVSELLEIKWWDWPKEKIADNIEAIKSGSIEKLR, encoded by the coding sequence ATGACTATTCCAGAGAAACTCATATATCCACGTACGGGGGACAAAGCGACCATATATTTGAAGAATGTAATCAGCAGCCCCAATATAATGGTTGGAGATTACACGATGTACAATGATTTTGTCCAGGACCCGGTTCTGTTCGAGAAGAACAACGTTTTATACCACTATCCGATCAATCACGATAAGCTCGTGATCGGCAAGTTCTGTTCCATTGCGTGCGGCGCCCGCTTCCTTTTTAACAGCGCCAACCACAGAATGAATGCATTGTCAACGTATCCGTTTCCGCTCTTCTTTGAGGAGTGGGGACTGGACCAGAAAGATGTCACTGATTCGTGGGACAACAAAGGCGATATCGTTGTCGGAAATGATGTGTGGATCGGATATGAAGCTGTCATTCTGGCAGGCGTCACGATAGGCGACGGAGCGATCATCGGGACACGGGCGCTTGTGACGAAAGATGTGCCGCCCTACACGGTAGTAGGAGGCGTGCCCGCAAGACCGATAAAGAAGCGCTTTTCTGATGAAACAGTCTCTGAACTGCTGGAAATCAAGTGGTGGGACTGGCCGAAAGAGAAGATTGCAGATAATATAGAGGCAATTAAATCAGGCAGCATAGAAAAGTTGAGATGA
- a CDS encoding EAL domain-containing protein, whose translation MNSKNLNKQITAAGILGIVITVILAVISTFSYRGLKHTQEQEAKQYLNEVVSQYKNAIGIKIDGNLQTLRALSTFIEKSEDISREQILAHLRSESRQNDFLRMGYITADGTGYFIDTDGTEHYDVNVGNESFVRKALTGEDSVSDTMTDRFSDAKINCYSVPVYQDGAVIGALTATTSASGFSSIIEQKLFGGNAYTHIIRSNGDFVIRSSHAVIQDNIGNIFDEGTVSPEDKEYIQKSAKAGRSSFSTFEYKNEKYWTTIVPLGINDWNLFCVVPQDYLSENFGTLMTVFAVIMLCITALFTILFIYIYRVIRKSREEIARLAYTDVLTGSDNRNKFILEMQRLIKESGHYAMVLLNINGFKFVNEFYGYDAGNMLLRHIAAVLAENVREHELCYRDNADQFGMLLKYRSREKLSVRLKMIQEQIHKFRLNSNQDYHILCNFGVMIIEKNGMSDVNADFDTVMNGALLALESVKGNEMDSIAFYDSALHEKAARRTEIENRMWSALERREFVMYLQPKFSLKDGVLHSAEALVRWMPGDGKMLYPDEFIPVFEQNGFITRLDMYMLEEACRCLAGWRDKGYAAVPVAVNQSRIFFYDAKYLNKLEQIVRHYEIDPSLILLEVTETVAMNNLEQIKDVIARLHGMGFKISMDDFGSGYSSLNTLRELDVDEIKLDREFLSTQSDTTRGEAIIRNVIHLAKDLCAATVAEGIETKQQLEFLKSLSCDIGQGYYFSKPVPADIFLQTVSEIGSPQHNTAT comes from the coding sequence ATGAATTCCAAAAATCTGAACAAACAGATAACTGCCGCCGGGATACTCGGTATTGTCATCACAGTCATACTGGCTGTCATCAGTACCTTTTCCTACAGAGGGCTTAAGCATACACAGGAGCAGGAGGCGAAGCAGTATCTGAACGAAGTCGTATCCCAATATAAGAACGCGATAGGCATTAAAATCGACGGCAACCTCCAGACTCTTCGGGCGCTGTCTACTTTTATCGAGAAAAGCGAGGACATCAGCCGTGAACAGATACTGGCCCATCTCAGATCGGAAAGCAGACAGAATGACTTTCTGCGGATGGGTTATATAACGGCGGACGGGACAGGATATTTTATCGACACAGACGGAACGGAGCATTATGATGTCAATGTGGGCAACGAATCTTTTGTCCGCAAAGCTCTTACAGGGGAAGATTCTGTATCTGACACGATGACAGACCGGTTTTCAGATGCAAAGATCAACTGTTACAGTGTCCCCGTGTATCAGGACGGCGCTGTCATCGGTGCTTTGACTGCCACAACAAGCGCATCTGGTTTCTCTTCTATCATTGAACAGAAGCTGTTTGGAGGGAACGCATATACACACATTATCCGCAGCAACGGCGATTTCGTCATACGCTCTTCCCATGCCGTGATCCAGGATAATATCGGCAATATCTTTGATGAGGGGACCGTTTCGCCCGAGGATAAGGAATACATACAAAAGTCTGCCAAAGCAGGCCGAAGCTCCTTCTCTACCTTTGAGTATAAAAATGAAAAATACTGGACTACCATCGTACCGCTTGGAATCAACGACTGGAACTTGTTCTGTGTCGTACCACAGGACTACCTGAGCGAAAATTTCGGCACGCTTATGACCGTTTTTGCTGTGATTATGCTCTGTATCACCGCCTTGTTCACCATTCTCTTTATCTACATATACCGTGTGATCAGAAAAAGCAGAGAGGAAATAGCCAGGCTTGCCTACACAGATGTTCTCACCGGCTCCGACAACCGTAATAAATTCATTCTTGAAATGCAGCGGCTCATAAAAGAATCCGGCCATTATGCCATGGTGCTTCTGAATATCAACGGCTTTAAATTTGTGAATGAATTCTATGGCTACGATGCCGGCAACATGCTCCTGCGCCATATTGCCGCAGTGCTCGCAGAAAATGTCCGGGAACACGAACTGTGCTACCGCGATAATGCGGACCAGTTTGGCATGCTCCTGAAATACCGCAGCCGGGAAAAGTTAAGCGTGCGTCTTAAAATGATCCAGGAACAGATCCACAAATTCCGGCTGAACAGCAATCAGGACTACCACATTCTCTGCAACTTCGGCGTGATGATCATAGAAAAGAACGGTATGTCCGACGTGAATGCAGATTTTGACACTGTTATGAACGGCGCGCTGCTCGCGCTTGAGAGCGTGAAGGGAAATGAAATGGATTCCATCGCTTTCTATGACAGTGCTCTGCACGAAAAAGCCGCCAGGAGAACAGAAATAGAAAACAGAATGTGGAGTGCGTTGGAACGCCGCGAATTTGTCATGTACCTTCAGCCGAAGTTTTCATTAAAAGACGGCGTTCTCCACAGTGCCGAGGCGCTCGTGCGCTGGATGCCCGGCGACGGGAAGATGCTTTATCCGGACGAATTCATCCCGGTGTTTGAACAGAACGGGTTCATTACAAGACTGGATATGTACATGCTGGAAGAAGCGTGCCGCTGTCTGGCCGGCTGGCGGGATAAGGGGTATGCCGCCGTACCGGTGGCGGTAAACCAGTCGAGAATCTTTTTTTACGACGCAAAATACCTGAACAAGCTGGAACAGATCGTCCGCCACTACGAGATCGACCCTTCTCTCATTCTTCTGGAGGTGACGGAAACAGTCGCCATGAACAACCTGGAGCAGATCAAAGATGTGATCGCCAGACTCCACGGGATGGGATTCAAAATATCCATGGACGATTTCGGAAGCGGTTACTCTTCCCTCAATACACTGAGGGAACTGGATGTTGATGAGATCAAGCTGGACAGGGAATTCCTCTCCACCCAGTCAGATACGACAAGAGGCGAAGCGATCATCCGCAATGTCATCCATCTGGCGAAGGATCTTTGCGCCGCAACGGTAGCTGAGGGGATCGAGACAAAACAACAGCTTGAATTTTTAAAGTCGCTCTCCTGTGACATTGGACAAGGTTACTATTTTTCAAAGCCTGTGCCGGCCGACATTTTTTTACAGACTGTATCCGAAATTGGCAGTCCGCAGCATAATACCGCAACATAA